Proteins encoded within one genomic window of Mytilus trossulus isolate FHL-02 unplaced genomic scaffold, PNRI_Mtr1.1.1.hap1 h1tg000158l__unscaffolded, whole genome shotgun sequence:
- the LOC134700570 gene encoding uncharacterized protein LOC134700570, giving the protein MDIYRAYTNLGTVFLLGDFNCKIEGPRYKFVNDKRSNLLNSHLEATSSVSLHTLSFAIGPIHTFQSYDGGPKTAIDHIITQRENICYISEVFIPDEDIFNVSDHKPIICTMELNGYRRSDNLNQNPLLTQLSEKVAWTKAIELNLITDYSFAVSQNLWSVCAPSSPATAATIESYYKTIVDAIMTADHDTLPHKSFVKHLKPYWTNTVKINHAHMRKRRADWIANGKIHNRNNYFFKAYKDAKRDFRKELELAYNAYMKDCAQKLEESIDSDQKYVWSVLKSRRKQKVICRELRVNGRTYTDDNDICEAWADHFESIFKTDRTLLNPEREQHMKQTIADIRNCFKAVSENITEFEYDEVYNVCKKLKNNKSTGLDKVSYEHVKYGGKQLQKHLCALFNLIIQNCYIPVDWKSSVIIPLFKGGNKDKTDPNSFRGISLTSCISKIFEKILVPHLEPLQQNFPHPTQMAYQKLLCSTHASFTMQEMIRHYIERNSKVIVVLMDSMKAFDSLWHDALLLKLKEYGVCGKFWLLIDEMYRGMKSSILFNNKLSRWFQLQRGVRQGGVLSAVLYLAFINDLLIELNKTSYGTILYDIRVACSVQADDIALMSPTNKGMQTLINICQLFSERWAFKFSPSKSHVLLYGKCQSNTIDRLFLYGSEIPIVKSTKHVGILLESSFNSMEQTINACHMLRATTISIMNSGVHPAILNTSTCLKIVNQLAYTRALYGCELWNNLTKSELLLLERAHRFVCKAVQGLPKRSRSDKCTSLLGWLCMECYIDKYKLLFFGRLCRLNSSHLPKQIMMARLLEFKYTCVDNQLGFIPDMYRLFIKYNLLQYVVNLIELGSFPSKIVWNNVVSQNIHKTEQLKWLERISNDSDFNFFKLIHPVIKLHKAWIIAKRYPDLRVASKYIIDLCAIVRVEAEQLLCEKCGKLFTNVLEHILCSCDFVLDYRNEMWRDIININPIQFSVYMDSLSSLEFTATILSCDTIYELDDDESIAFSKLCVQHVYSTCKLFYR; this is encoded by the coding sequence ATGGATATCTACCGTGCTTATACAAACCTTGGAACTGTCTTCTTATTGGGCGATTTCAATTGCAAGATAGAAGGACCGCGATATAAATTTGTGAATGACAAAAGGAGTAACTTACTGAATTCTCATTTAGAGGCGACTAGTAGTGTCTCACTTCATACACTAAGTTTTGCCATTGGTCCTATACATACCTTTCAGTCTTACGATGGTGGTCCAAAAACTGCTATAGATCACATAATAACTCAAAGAGAGAACATTTGTTATATATCCGAAGTTTTTattcctgatgaagatatatTCAACGTGTCGGACCATAAACCTATAATATGCACGATGGAACTTAACGGTTACCGTAGATCAGACAATTTAAATCAGAATCCACTTTTAACACAGTTAAGTGAAAAAGTTGCTTGGACGAAGGCGATTGAACTTAATTTAATCACGGACTATTCCTTTGCCGTTTCTCAAAATCTTTGGAGTGTCTGTGCACCATCATCACCTGCAACCGCAGCAACTATTGAGTCATACTACAAGACTATTGTCGATGCAATAATGACTGCTGATCATGATACATTACCACATAAGAGCTTCGTCAAACATCTTAAACCGTATTGGACGAACACTGTCAAAATTAATCATGCACATATGAGAAAGCGTCGTGCAGATTGGATTGCAAACGGCAAAATACACAATAGAAACAACTATTTCTTCAAAGCATACAAGGACGCTAAAAGAGATTTCAGGAAGGAATTAGAACTCGCATATAATGCTTATATGAAAGACTGTGCACAAAAACTCGAAGAATCTATAGACTCAGACCAGAAATACGTATGGTCAGTTCTAAAAAGtcgaagaaaacaaaaagttatttGCCGTGAACTTCGTGTGAATGGACGTACATATACAGATGATAATGATATATGTGAGGCTTGGGCCGACCACTTTGAATCTATATTCAAAACCGATAGAACTTTGCTCAATCCTGAAAGagaacaacatatgaaacaaacaattgCTGATATTCGAAACTGCTTTAAAGCAGTTAGTGAAAATATTACGGAGTTTGAATATGACGAAGTCTATAATGTTtgtaaaaagttaaagaataaTAAATCTACTGGTTTGGATAAGGTTTCATACGAACACGTGAAGTATGGTGGAAAACAACTACAAAAACATTTGTGCGCCTTATTCAATTTGATAATTCAAAACTGTTATATACCCGTTGATTGGAAATCAAGTGTTATAATTCCACTGTTCAAAGGTGGGAATAAAGACAAAACTGACCCAAATTCTTTCCGAGGTATATCGCTAACAAGCTGCATATCGAAGATTTTCGAGAAAATACTCGTACCTCATTTAGAACCTCTTCAACAAAACTTTCCGCATCCGACACAAATGGCTTATCAGAAATTGTTATGCAGTACACATGCATCGTTTACTATGCAGGAGATGATAAGACACTATATCGAACGCAACAGCAAAGTCATTGTTGTTCTGATGGACAGTATGAAGGCATTTGATTCATTGTGGCATGACGCTCTCctactaaaattaaaagaatacgGTGTTTGTGGAAAATTTTGGCTTCTGATTGATGAAATGTATCGTGGCATGAAAAGTTCAATCTTATTCAATAATAAACTGTCGAGATGGTTTCAACTACAACGAGGAGTGCGTCAAGGAGGTGTGTTATCAGCCGTTCTTTACTTAGCTTTTATCAACGACTTACTTATTGAACTGAATAAAACGAGTTACGGTACAATTCTCTATGACATAAGAGTCGCATGTTCTGTACAAGCGGACGATATAGCTCTGATGTCTCCTACAAACAAAGGAATGCAAACCCTAATAAACATTTGCCAGTTGTTTAGTGAGCGGTGGGCCTTCAAGTTTTCACCCAGTAAGAGTCATGTATTACTATATGGAAAGTGCCAAAGCAACACTATTGATAGACTCTTTCTATATGGTTCAGAAATACCAATCGTCAAATCTACTAAACATGTCGGTATTCTCTTAGAGAGTAGCTTTAATTCTATGGAACAAACGATAAATGCGTGTCATATGTTACGTGCAACTACTATTTCCATTATGAACTCTGGTGTCCATCCAGCTATCTTGAATACATCtacatgtttgaaaattgtaaaCCAATTAGCTTATACAAGGGCACTTTATGGTTGCGAACTGTGGAACAATCTTACCAAATCTGAATTACTATTACTCGAACGAGCTCACAGATTCGTATGTAAAGCAGTACAAGGACTACCTAAAAGGTCCAGATCAGACAAATGTACCAGCCTTCTTGGATGGCTCTGCATGGAGTGTTATATTGACAAatacaaacttttatttttcgGCAGATTATGTAGACTGAACTCATCTCATCTACCAAAGCAGATAATGATGGCCAGACTGCTAGAATTTAAATACACGTGTGTGGACAATCAGCTTGGTTTCATTCCTGATATGTATAGACTATTTATTAAGTACAATCTCTTGCAATATGTTGTAAATCTTATTGAACTTGGATCTTTTCCTTCAAAAATTGTCTGGAACAATGTAGTGTCGCAAAACATTCACAAGACTGAACAATTGAAGTGGCTAGAAAGAATTTCAAACGACAGTGACTTTAACTTTTTCAAACTTATCCATCCAGTCATTAAGTTACATAAAGCATGGATAATTGCAAAGAGATATCCAGATCTAAGAGTAGCGTCAAAGTACATTATCGACTTGTGTGCTATTGTTCGTGTTGAAGCTGAACAACTCCTATGTGAAAAATGCGGGAAACTGTTTACAAACGTTTTAGAACATATACTATGCTCATGTGATTTTGTTCTCGATTACAGAAATGAAATGTGGAGAGACATTATAAACATAAACCCAATACAGTTTAGTGTCTATATGGACAGCCTATCGTCCCTAGAATTCACAGCCACTATTCTATCCTGTGACACTATATACGAGCTTGATGACGACGAGAGTATTGCATTCTCAAAACTTTGTGTCCAGCATGTCTACAGCACATGCAAACTCTTTTATCGATAA